Proteins from a single region of Bradyrhizobium diazoefficiens:
- a CDS encoding SAM domain-containing protein, translated as MQQIEEWLEQLGMSAYAQRFLESRIDISVLGDLNDQDLRELGIVLGDRKKILRAIRELQASNKALSVTSAEAAPDVAERRQLTVMFCDLVDWTALSTLAALSQREGSARRDPSY; from the coding sequence ATGCAGCAGATTGAAGAGTGGCTCGAGCAGCTGGGCATGTCTGCCTATGCCCAGCGGTTTCTCGAAAGTCGCATCGATATCTCCGTCCTCGGAGATCTCAACGACCAAGACCTCCGGGAGCTGGGAATCGTCCTCGGCGATCGCAAGAAGATCCTGCGCGCAATCCGTGAGTTGCAGGCCTCCAACAAGGCGTTGTCAGTCACATCGGCGGAAGCGGCCCCCGATGTCGCCGAACGGCGTCAGTTGACGGTCATGTTCTGCGATCTGGTCGACTGGACGGCGCTGTCGACGCTGGCCGCCCTTTCCCAGCGAGAAGGAAGCGCGCGGCGAGACCCGTCCTACTGA
- a CDS encoding oligopeptide/dipeptide ABC transporter ATP-binding protein, with product MHDPRNRPGEGRPDNDLILSVEDLAVHFPVGGGLLGRNRRLLRAVDGVDLKLKRGECLGLVGESGSGKSTVALSILGLLTPTRGRIVLDGQVVTGRSSGNRKSLARIVQIVFQDPYASLNPRQTVRRALEDPLRVHGVTGRSEIEDRVATMLRHVGLRPEQADRYPHEFSGGQRQRIGIARALILNPKIVICDEPVSALDVSIRAQIINLLLELKDTLGLSYMMISHDLGVVEHMSDRVAVMYLGRIVENGDWREIFERPAHPYTQALISAIPDPLRHAPLATTGGDLPNPLNPPNGCAFSPRCRYAEDVCRHEPGPALETRPDGHAVRCWRSEEIAGRMALTSTEGAHP from the coding sequence ATGCATGACCCCAGGAACAGACCGGGTGAGGGGAGGCCGGACAACGATCTCATTCTCAGCGTCGAGGATCTCGCGGTTCATTTTCCTGTCGGAGGCGGCTTGCTGGGCCGCAACCGGCGGCTGCTGCGCGCCGTCGACGGTGTCGATCTCAAGCTGAAGCGCGGCGAATGCCTCGGCCTCGTCGGCGAGTCCGGCTCGGGCAAGTCGACGGTCGCCTTGTCGATCCTGGGCCTGCTGACACCGACGCGCGGCCGCATCGTGCTGGACGGGCAGGTGGTGACAGGCCGGTCATCCGGCAATCGCAAGTCGCTGGCCCGCATCGTGCAGATCGTGTTTCAGGATCCGTATGCCTCGCTCAATCCGCGCCAGACCGTTCGTCGTGCGCTCGAAGATCCCCTGCGCGTGCATGGCGTGACCGGAAGAAGCGAGATCGAGGACCGCGTCGCGACGATGCTGCGGCATGTCGGCCTGCGTCCCGAACAGGCCGATCGCTATCCGCATGAATTCTCCGGCGGCCAGCGCCAGCGCATCGGCATTGCGCGCGCGCTGATCCTCAATCCGAAGATCGTCATCTGCGACGAGCCCGTCTCGGCGCTCGATGTCTCGATCCGCGCCCAGATCATCAATCTGCTGCTGGAACTGAAGGACACGCTCGGTCTCTCCTACATGATGATCAGCCACGATCTCGGCGTCGTCGAGCACATGAGCGACAGGGTTGCCGTGATGTATCTTGGCCGCATCGTGGAGAACGGCGACTGGCGCGAGATCTTTGAACGCCCGGCGCACCCCTATACGCAGGCGCTGATATCAGCCATTCCCGATCCGCTGCGCCATGCCCCGCTCGCGACCACGGGGGGTGATCTTCCGAACCCGCTCAATCCACCAAACGGCTGCGCCTTCAGCCCAAGGTGTCGTTACGCGGAAGATGTGTGCCGCCACGAGCCGGGCCCGGCGCTGGAGACGCGTCCAGATGGGCATGCGGTGAGGTGCTGGCGGAGTGAGGAGATTGCGGGGCGGATGGCCTTGACCTCGACCGAAGGCGCTCATCCCTAG
- a CDS encoding ABC transporter ATP-binding protein translates to MTGAPLIEVEDLRIDLDHGSRRVAAAEGISFRIDRGETFGLVGESGCGKSITALALIGLLRQPLSIGGGVIRFEGREIQHLSAAAQRDLRGDRIAMIFQEPMTALNPVSPVGRQIAEMFVLHKGKSWRDANRLAVEALASVRVPAPERRANDYPHQLSGGMRQRVMIAIALACGPDLLIADEPTTALDVTVQAEIIELMRNLCAERGTAILMISHDLGLVANVCRRVAVMYAGRIVEERGSADIFRAPSHPYTQGLVDSLPRLGSRAALGRTRLREIAGVVPAITNFPDGCRFNPRCAKATGICRTVAPEEDRLETGGLVRCHHHA, encoded by the coding sequence ATGACGGGCGCGCCGCTGATCGAAGTCGAGGATTTGCGCATCGATCTCGACCACGGATCGCGGCGCGTTGCGGCAGCCGAGGGCATTTCATTCCGCATCGATCGCGGCGAGACGTTCGGCCTGGTCGGCGAATCCGGCTGCGGCAAGAGCATCACGGCGCTCGCCTTGATCGGCCTGCTGCGGCAACCCCTGTCGATCGGCGGCGGCGTCATCCGCTTCGAGGGGCGGGAGATTCAGCACCTTTCCGCCGCTGCGCAGCGGGATCTGCGCGGCGATCGCATCGCCATGATCTTCCAGGAGCCGATGACGGCGCTCAATCCGGTCTCGCCCGTGGGACGGCAGATCGCCGAGATGTTCGTGCTGCACAAGGGCAAGAGCTGGCGGGACGCCAACCGGCTCGCGGTCGAGGCGCTGGCGAGCGTCCGCGTTCCCGCGCCGGAGCGGCGCGCGAACGACTATCCGCACCAGCTCTCCGGCGGCATGCGCCAGCGCGTGATGATCGCCATCGCGCTCGCCTGCGGCCCGGATCTTTTGATCGCGGACGAGCCGACCACCGCGCTCGACGTGACCGTGCAGGCCGAAATCATCGAGCTGATGCGCAATCTGTGCGCCGAGCGGGGAACGGCGATCCTGATGATCAGCCACGATCTTGGCCTCGTCGCCAATGTCTGCCGCCGCGTGGCCGTCATGTATGCAGGCCGCATCGTCGAGGAGCGCGGCTCGGCCGATATCTTCCGCGCGCCATCGCACCCCTATACGCAGGGCCTGGTCGACTCGCTGCCGCGGCTGGGCAGTCGTGCCGCGCTGGGCCGCACCAGGCTCAGGGAGATCGCGGGCGTCGTCCCCGCGATCACGAATTTTCCCGACGGCTGCCGGTTCAATCCGCGCTGCGCGAAGGCGACCGGGATTTGCCGGACGGTCGCGCCAGAGGAAGATCGGCTGGAGACCGGCGGCCTGGTGAGGTGTCATCACCATGCATGA
- a CDS encoding ABC transporter permease, whose translation MKLRANLVIGGALFALAILVGVLAPWLAHTDPVLDANLLNAEEPPSWTWWFGTDDQGRDIYSRVVYGARISLTVGIVSQLINSVIGVALGLSAGYWGGWWDDFVNGLTNLMLAIPSLIFALAIMAVLGPGLTSLLIALGLTNWSFTCRIARASALSLRSQGYVQAATVLGYGDLRIMITQLLPNMLGPIVVIGTLGMGSAVLSEAALSFLGLGVRPPFPSWGSMLSDARDQITTAPWLSVFPGVAIFLTVLGLNLLGDGLRDILDPQSRSRRT comes from the coding sequence ATGAAGCTCCGCGCCAATCTCGTCATCGGTGGCGCCTTGTTCGCGCTTGCAATCCTCGTCGGCGTGCTCGCGCCGTGGCTGGCGCACACCGATCCGGTCCTCGATGCCAACCTGTTGAACGCGGAGGAGCCGCCGAGCTGGACCTGGTGGTTCGGCACCGACGACCAGGGCCGCGACATCTATTCCCGCGTCGTCTACGGCGCGCGCATCTCGCTGACGGTCGGCATCGTCTCGCAACTGATCAACAGCGTCATCGGCGTGGCGCTGGGCCTCAGCGCGGGCTATTGGGGCGGCTGGTGGGACGATTTCGTCAATGGGCTCACCAACCTGATGCTCGCGATCCCCTCGCTGATCTTCGCGCTGGCCATCATGGCGGTGCTCGGCCCCGGCCTGACCAGCCTGCTGATCGCGCTCGGGCTCACCAACTGGTCCTTCACGTGCCGGATCGCGCGCGCCTCGGCGCTGTCGCTGAGGAGCCAGGGCTATGTGCAGGCGGCAACCGTGCTCGGTTACGGCGATCTGCGCATCATGATCACCCAGCTGCTGCCGAACATGCTCGGACCGATCGTCGTGATCGGCACGCTGGGCATGGGCAGCGCGGTCCTGTCCGAAGCCGCATTGTCGTTCCTCGGTCTCGGCGTGCGTCCGCCGTTTCCGAGTTGGGGCAGCATGTTGTCGGACGCCCGCGATCAGATCACGACGGCGCCATGGCTCTCGGTGTTTCCGGGCGTTGCCATCTTCCTGACGGTGCTCGGCCTCAATCTGCTTGGCGACGGCCTGCGCGACATTCTCGATCCGCAATCGCGGAGCCGGCGGACATGA
- a CDS encoding ABC transporter permease, translated as MLSFLIRRLLQTIPTVLAVVLLVFVLFSVVPGSIASSMSDDADPHVELRLKQQLGLNDPVYVRFGNYIAKLTTGDFGTSFRTREPVTTMVAKRAWPTLQLIFTAMAFSVLLGVPLGFIAALRPGGLVDSAAMVLAVSGLSIAKFWLGLVLMYLFALKLGWLPSFGYGDGGLKYLLLPAITLGVSPMALFARTTRAAVLEIMTADFVRTARSKGMSETRVVKWHVMRNALVIILTTVGLQFGGLMGQAVVVEKLFSWPGIGSLLVDSVLQRDIPAVQGSILVVVLAFLALNLLIDVLYGVIDPRIRYA; from the coding sequence ATGCTCTCCTTCCTGATCCGTCGCCTCCTGCAGACCATCCCGACCGTGCTCGCCGTCGTGCTGCTGGTCTTCGTGCTGTTCAGCGTCGTTCCCGGCAGCATCGCCTCGAGCATGAGCGACGACGCCGATCCCCACGTCGAGCTGCGCCTGAAGCAGCAGCTTGGCCTCAACGATCCTGTCTATGTGCGTTTCGGCAATTACATCGCCAAGCTCACGACCGGTGACTTCGGCACCTCGTTCCGGACGCGCGAGCCTGTCACCACCATGGTCGCCAAGCGGGCCTGGCCGACGCTGCAACTGATCTTCACGGCCATGGCGTTTTCCGTCCTGCTCGGCGTGCCGCTCGGCTTCATCGCCGCATTGCGCCCGGGCGGTCTGGTCGACAGTGCCGCCATGGTCCTGGCGGTGTCCGGCCTTTCCATCGCCAAGTTCTGGCTCGGACTGGTGCTGATGTATCTGTTTGCGCTGAAGCTCGGCTGGCTGCCGAGTTTCGGCTATGGCGATGGCGGACTGAAATACCTGCTGCTGCCGGCGATCACGCTCGGCGTCTCGCCGATGGCGCTGTTTGCGCGAACGACGCGCGCCGCCGTCCTCGAGATCATGACCGCCGATTTCGTCCGCACCGCGCGTTCCAAGGGCATGAGCGAGACACGGGTGGTGAAGTGGCATGTGATGCGCAACGCGCTCGTCATCATTCTCACCACCGTCGGCCTGCAGTTCGGCGGGCTGATGGGGCAGGCGGTCGTGGTCGAGAAGCTGTTCTCCTGGCCCGGCATCGGCTCGCTGCTGGTCGACAGTGTCCTGCAGCGCGACATTCCCGCCGTCCAGGGCTCCATTCTCGTGGTGGTGCTGGCCTTTCTCGCGCTCAATCTGCTGATCGACGTGCTCTACGGGGTGATCGATCCCAGGATCAGATACGCATGA
- a CDS encoding ABC transporter substrate-binding protein produces MMFRMIAIVAALGLALAGSAEAQTPRKGGTIRMTAPYGSSFTSLDIHTTQRAQDEIYAKALHRSLYIWNSAEGKPVPELAKEVVVSGGGLVYTFKLRDDAYFHNGRKMTADDVIWTYNRIMDGTKAYPGARFVRIIEGAAAVEKGQAKEISGLKKIDDFTVEMKLTEKVDPGFYFFTALTSIYPADEAAKDSFIQHPIGLGPFKFVEHVPGSRIVLERWDRFYKPGKPYADKVIVSIMGEAAARDVAFRNKEIDTSVLGPAQYVAYQADPNLKGTIVEVAEVFTRYMGMNPAFKPFADKRVRQAINYAIDTDLIINKLVKGKAYRATSWLPLTSPAYDKTMKPYPFDPAKAKQLLAEAGYPQGFEFEWTTSQNESWGLPIVSAVIPMLDRVGIKAKVKQVETAVLAEVVRTGDYQAFIYSQQSGPDPLAALKCFHSSTPQPACNYMNFKNAEFDKILDEAGQADDAAKRTQLLQKANALLYEEAPVWFFNYNKAVMAVQPWLHGIQLNPTELTHQNAEELWVDETSPAK; encoded by the coding sequence ATGATGTTCAGGATGATCGCGATCGTTGCCGCTTTAGGTCTGGCGCTCGCTGGATCAGCGGAGGCCCAGACCCCGCGCAAGGGCGGAACCATCCGCATGACCGCGCCCTATGGCTCGAGTTTCACCAGCCTGGACATTCACACCACCCAGCGTGCCCAGGACGAGATCTACGCCAAGGCGCTGCATCGTTCGCTCTACATCTGGAATTCCGCGGAAGGCAAGCCGGTCCCGGAGCTGGCCAAGGAGGTCGTGGTCTCGGGCGGAGGTCTCGTTTACACTTTCAAACTGCGCGACGACGCCTATTTCCACAATGGCCGCAAGATGACGGCCGACGACGTCATCTGGACCTACAACCGCATCATGGACGGCACCAAGGCCTATCCGGGCGCGCGTTTTGTTCGCATCATCGAGGGCGCGGCCGCGGTCGAGAAGGGCCAGGCCAAGGAAATCTCCGGTCTGAAGAAGATCGACGACTTCACCGTCGAGATGAAGCTGACTGAGAAGGTCGATCCCGGCTTCTACTTCTTCACCGCGCTGACCTCGATCTATCCCGCCGACGAGGCCGCCAAGGACAGCTTCATCCAGCATCCGATTGGTCTTGGACCGTTCAAATTCGTCGAGCACGTGCCGGGATCGCGCATTGTCCTGGAGCGGTGGGACCGGTTCTACAAGCCCGGCAAGCCCTATGCCGACAAGGTCATCGTCTCGATCATGGGTGAGGCCGCGGCGCGCGACGTCGCCTTCCGTAACAAGGAGATCGACACTTCGGTGCTCGGGCCGGCGCAATATGTCGCCTATCAGGCCGATCCCAACCTCAAGGGCACCATCGTCGAGGTCGCCGAGGTCTTCACGCGTTACATGGGGATGAATCCCGCCTTCAAGCCGTTCGCCGACAAGCGCGTCCGGCAGGCGATCAACTATGCGATCGATACCGACCTGATCATCAACAAGCTGGTCAAGGGCAAGGCCTATCGTGCCACCAGCTGGCTCCCACTGACCTCGCCGGCCTACGACAAGACCATGAAGCCCTATCCCTTCGATCCCGCCAAAGCCAAGCAGCTGCTCGCGGAGGCCGGCTATCCCCAGGGCTTCGAATTCGAATGGACCACCAGCCAGAACGAGAGCTGGGGCCTGCCGATCGTCTCGGCCGTCATCCCGATGCTGGACAGGGTCGGCATCAAGGCGAAGGTCAAGCAGGTCGAGACCGCGGTGCTGGCGGAAGTGGTTCGCACCGGCGACTACCAGGCCTTTATTTATTCCCAGCAGAGCGGCCCGGATCCCCTCGCGGCGCTCAAATGCTTCCACTCGTCGACGCCGCAACCGGCCTGCAACTACATGAATTTCAAGAACGCCGAATTCGACAAAATCCTCGATGAGGCAGGGCAGGCCGACGATGCGGCAAAGCGCACCCAACTGCTGCAAAAGGCCAATGCGCTGCTCTATGAGGAGGCGCCGGTCTGGTTCTTCAACTACAACAAGGCGGTCATGGCCGTGCAGCCCTGGCTTCACGGAATTCAGCTGAACCCGACGGAGCTGACCCATCAGAACGCCGAGGAGCTCTGGGTCGACGAGACCTCGCCTGCAAAGTGA